A region from the Triticum aestivum cultivar Chinese Spring chromosome 3D, IWGSC CS RefSeq v2.1, whole genome shotgun sequence genome encodes:
- the LOC123074468 gene encoding probable protein S-acyltransferase 1, with the protein MVIALAMREKGEETEERPVAARLIGRRQASSSVTCGVAAPAPVAAVSNWALILEQRGRQNRAVWRKKQSSRMEEEPNRRRLYQVWRGSNKFLCGGRLIFGPDAGSLFLSTVLIIGPLVGLCCQCITKMNSSTSDQKKNVLGLPVLIATVVLGLADLAFLLLTSSRDPGIVPRNARPPECGDEQQVVDMTTPSTEWVNAASPHLRVPRSKDVVVNGCVVKVKYCDTCLLYRPPRTSHCSICNNCVQKFDHHCPWVGQCIGLRNYRFFFLFISTSTLLCFYVFALSWLNIAAEREEYGGSLLKSMGGEVLSVVLIVYTFVSVWFVGGLTVFHLYLMSTNQTTYENFRYRYDKKENPYNRGALANIAEVFCTRMPPSLNRFRSWVSEDDDAYGGGGGGVLSPMSGGLDLEMGRKGVHYSPGGIPAILQGMDYSEMEKMDAVGVHVKDRQAAPEAPDLFVISPARQHDVGCGGGGGGGGERSPATVQDQDAERTLVSSNANSQR; encoded by the exons ATGGTCATTGCCTTGGCCATGCGAGAAAAAGGAGAAGAAACTGAAGAGCGGCCAGTAGCTGCACGTCTGATCGGCAGGCGACAGGCCTCGTCGTCGGTCACCTGTGGTGTGGCAGCGCCGGCTCCGGTGGCCGCTGTGAGCAACTGGGCCTTGATCTTGGAACAAAGAGGGCGGCAGAATCGCGCCGTTTGGAGGAAGAAGCAGTCAAGCAGGATGGAAGAAGAGCCGAATCGGAGGAGGCTGTATCAAGTTTGGAGAGGAAGCAAT AAATTTCTCTGCGGCGGGCGCCTAATCTTCGGTCCGGACGCGGGTTCCCTCTTCCTGTCCACAGTTCTAATCATAGGCCCCTTGGTCGGCCTATGCTGCCAGTGCATCACAAAGATGAACTCCAGCACCTCGGATCAGAAGAAGAATGTCCTCGGCCTGCCGGTCCTCATCGCCACGGTCGTTCTCGGCCTAGCG GATTTGGCATTCCTGCTCTTGACGTCGAGCAGGGACCCGGGGATCGTGCCGAGGAACGCGCGTCCTCCCGAGTGCGGCGACGAGCAGCAGGTGGTGGACATGACGACGCCGTCGACCGAGTGGGTGAACGCGGCGAGCCCCCACCTCCGTGTTCCCCGCTCCAAGGACGTGGTCGTCAACGGGTGCGTGGTCAAGGTGAAGTACTGCGACACGTGCCTGCTGTACCGCCCGCCCCGGACGTCCCACTGCTCCATCTGCAACAACTGCGTCCAGAAGTTCGACCACCACTGCCCTTGGGTCGGCCAGTGCATCGGCCTG CGGAACtaccgcttcttcttcctcttcatctccaCGTCCACGCTCCTCTGCTTTTACGTCTTCGCCCTGTCCTGGCTCAACATCGCCGCCGAGAGGGAGGAGTACGGCGGCTCACTGCTGAAATCCATGGGCGGCGAGGTGCTGTCCGTCGTGCTCATCGTCTACACCTTCGTGTCGGTGTGGTTCGTCGGCGGGCTCACCGTGTTCCACCTCTACCTCATGAGCACCAACCAGACCACGTACGAGAACTTCAGGTACAGGTACGACAAAAAGGAGAATCCCTACAACAGGGGCGCGCTAGCCAATATCGCCGAGGTCTTCTGTACGCGGATGCCGCCCTCGCTCAACCGTTTCCGGTCGTGGGTGTCGGAGGACGACGACGcgtacggcggcggcggtggcggggtgcTCTCTCCGATGAGCGGCGGGCTCGATCTGGAGATGGGGCGCAAGGGCGTGCACTACAGCCCCGGCGGCATCCCGGCGATCCTTCAGGGGATGGATTACAGCGAGATGGAGAAGATGGACGCTGTGGGTGTGCACGTCAAGGACCGGCAAGCGGCGCCCGAGGCGCCGGACCTGTTCGTGATCTCACCGGCCCGGCAGCACGACGTGggctgcggaggaggaggaggaggaggaggggaacgTAGCCCCGCAACTGTACAGGACCAAGACGCTGAGAGGACACTTGTGAGCTCGAATGCAAATTCTCAACGGTGA